From Equus przewalskii isolate Varuska chromosome 7, EquPr2, whole genome shotgun sequence, one genomic window encodes:
- the CXXC1 gene encoding CXXC-type zinc finger protein 1 isoform X3 produces the protein MSGSMGTASGSLRRWPRPSGSGTVGSAERKTPSWRSAIGTRSHGIGTAMSETAHHQQQQQQQQQQQQQQIKRSARMCGECEACRRTEDCGHCDFCRDMKKFGGPNKIRQKCRLRQCQLRARESYKYFPSSLSPVTPSESLPRPRRPLPTQQQPQSSQKLGRIREDEGAVASAAVKEPPEATATPEPLSDEDLPLDPDLYQDFCAGAFDDHGLPWMSDTEESPFLDPALRKRAVKVKHVKRREKKSEKKKEERYKRHRQKQKHKDKWKHPERADAKDPASLPQCLGPGCVRPAQPGSKYCSDDCGMKLAANRIYEILPQRIQQWQQSPCIAEEHGKKLLERIRREQQSARTRLQEMERRFHELEAIILRAKQQAVREDEESNEGDSDDTDLQIFCVSCGHPINPRVALRHMERCYAKYESQTSFGSMYPTRIEGATRLFCDVYNPQSKTYCKRLQVLCPEHSRDPKVPADEVCGCPLVRDVFELTGDFCRLPKRQCNRHYCWEKLRRAEVDLERVRVWYKLDELFEQERNVRTAMTNRAGLLALMLHQTIQHDPLTTDLRSSADR, from the exons ATGAGTGGTTCCATGGGGACTGCATCCGGATCACTGAGAAGATGGCCAAGGCCATCCGGGAGTGGTACTGTCGGGAGTGCCGAG AGAAAGACCCCAAGCTGGAGATCCGCTATCGGCACAAGAAGTCACGGGATCGGGACAGCAATGAGCGAGACGGCA catcaccagcagcagcagcagcagcagcagcagcagcagcagcagcaaatcaAACGGTCAGCCCGCATGTGTGGCGAGTGCGAGGCCTGCCGGCGCACTGAGGACTGTGGCCACTGCGACTTCTGCCGGGACATGAAGAAGTTTGGGGGCCCCAACAAGATCCGGCAGAAGTGCCGGCTGCGTCAGTGCCAGCTACGGGCCCGG GAATCGTACAAGTACTTCCCTTCCTCG CTCTCGCCAGTGACGCCCTCAGAGTCCCTGCCAAGGCCTCGTCGGCCACTGCCCACGCAGCAGCAGCCACAATCATCACAGAAGCTAGGGCGCATCCGTGAGGACGAGGGAGCAGTAGCATCAGCAGCAGTCAAGGAGCCACCTGAGGCCACGGCCACGCCTGAGCCACTCTCTGATGAAGACCTACCACTGGACCCTGACCTGTACCAGGACTTCTGTGCGGGGGCCTTTGATGACCACGGCCTG CCCTGGATGAGCGACACAGAAGAGTCCCCATTCCTGGATCCTGCGCTGCGGAAGAGGGCAGTGAAAGTGAAGCATGTGAAGCGCCGGGAGAAGAAGTCTGAGAAGAAG AAGGAGGAGAGATACAAGCGGCATcggcagaagcagaagcacaAGGACAAGTGGAAACACCCGGAGCGCGCTGATGCCAAGGACCCTGCATCGCTACCGCAGTGCCTGGGGCCTGGCTGTGTGCGCCCTGCCCAGCCCGGCTCCAAGTATTGTTCAGACGACTGTGGCATGAAGCTGGCAGCCAA CCGCATCTACGAGATCCTCCCCCAGCGCATCCAGCAGTGGCAGCAGAGCCCCTGCATTGCTGAGGAGCATGGCAAGAAGCTGCTCGAACGCATTCGCCGTGAGCAACAGAGCGCCCGAACCCGCCTTCAGGAAATGGAGCGCCGATTCCATGAGCTTGAGGCCATCATTCTGCGTGCCAAGCAGCAGGCAGTGCGTGAGGACGAGGAG AGCAATGAGGGTGACAGTGATGACACGGACCTGCAGATCTTCTGCGTCTCCTGTGGACACCCCATCAACCCACGTGTTGCCTTGCGTCACATGGAGCGCTGCTACGCCAAG TATGAGAGCCAGACGTCCTTTGGGTCCATGTACCCCACGCGCATTGAGGG GGCTACACGACTCTTCTGTGATGTCTACAATCCTCAGAGCAAGACATACTGTAAGCGGCTCCAGGTCCTGTGCCCCGAGCACTCACGGGACCCCAAA GTGCCAGCCGATGAGGTATGCGGGTGCCCCCTTGTACGTGACGTCTTTGAGCTCACAGGTGACTTCTGCCGCCTGCCCAAGCGCCAGTGCAACCGCCATTACTGCTGGGAGAAGTTGCGGCGTGCTGAAGTGGACCTGGAGCGGGTGCGCGTG TGGTACAAGCTGGACGAGTTGTTTGAACAGGAGCGCAATGTACGCACAGCCATGACGAACCGGGCAGGACTACTGGCCCTCATGCTGCACCAAACGATCCAGCATGACCCACTCACTACAGACCTGCGCTCCAGTGCCGACCGCTGA
- the CXXC1 gene encoding CXXC-type zinc finger protein 1 isoform X1 — MEGDGSDPEPPDAGEDSKSENGENAPIYCICRKPDINCFMIGCDNCNEWFHGDCIRITEKMAKAIREWYCRECREKDPKLEIRYRHKKSRDRDSNERDGSEPRDEGGGRKRPAPDPDLQRRAGSGTGVGAMLARGSASPHKSSPQPLVATPSQHHQQQQQQQQQQQQQQIKRSARMCGECEACRRTEDCGHCDFCRDMKKFGGPNKIRQKCRLRQCQLRARESYKYFPSSLSPVTPSESLPRPRRPLPTQQQPQSSQKLGRIREDEGAVASAAVKEPPEATATPEPLSDEDLPLDPDLYQDFCAGAFDDHGLPWMSDTEESPFLDPALRKRAVKVKHVKRREKKSEKKKEERYKRHRQKQKHKDKWKHPERADAKDPASLPQCLGPGCVRPAQPGSKYCSDDCGMKLAANRIYEILPQRIQQWQQSPCIAEEHGKKLLERIRREQQSARTRLQEMERRFHELEAIILRAKQQAVREDEESNEGDSDDTDLQIFCVSCGHPINPRVALRHMERCYAKYESQTSFGSMYPTRIEGATRLFCDVYNPQSKTYCKRLQVLCPEHSRDPKVPADEVCGCPLVRDVFELTGDFCRLPKRQCNRHYCWEKLRRAEVDLERVRVWYKLDELFEQERNVRTAMTNRAGLLALMLHQTIQHDPLTTDLRSSADR; from the exons ATG GAGGGGGATGGTTCAGACCCAGAGCCTCCAGACGCTGGGGAGGACAGCAAGTCGGAGAATGGGGAGAATGCGCCCATCTACTGTATCTGCCGCAAACCGGACATCAACTGCTTCATGAT CGGGTGTGACAACTGCAATGAGTGGTTCCATGGGGACTGCATCCGGATCACTGAGAAGATGGCCAAGGCCATCCGGGAGTGGTACTGTCGGGAGTGCCGAG AGAAAGACCCCAAGCTGGAGATCCGCTATCGGCACAAGAAGTCACGGGATCGGGACAGCAATGAGCGAGACGGCAGTGAGCCCCGGGATGAGGGTGGAGGGCGCAAGAGGCCTGCCCCGGATCCGGATCTGCAGCGCCGGGCGGGGTCAGGGACAGGGGTTGGGGCCATGCTTGCTCGGGGCTCTGCTTCGCCCCACAAATCCTCTCCACAGCCCTTGGTGGCCACACCCAGCCAG catcaccagcagcagcagcagcagcagcagcagcagcagcagcagcaaatcaAACGGTCAGCCCGCATGTGTGGCGAGTGCGAGGCCTGCCGGCGCACTGAGGACTGTGGCCACTGCGACTTCTGCCGGGACATGAAGAAGTTTGGGGGCCCCAACAAGATCCGGCAGAAGTGCCGGCTGCGTCAGTGCCAGCTACGGGCCCGG GAATCGTACAAGTACTTCCCTTCCTCG CTCTCGCCAGTGACGCCCTCAGAGTCCCTGCCAAGGCCTCGTCGGCCACTGCCCACGCAGCAGCAGCCACAATCATCACAGAAGCTAGGGCGCATCCGTGAGGACGAGGGAGCAGTAGCATCAGCAGCAGTCAAGGAGCCACCTGAGGCCACGGCCACGCCTGAGCCACTCTCTGATGAAGACCTACCACTGGACCCTGACCTGTACCAGGACTTCTGTGCGGGGGCCTTTGATGACCACGGCCTG CCCTGGATGAGCGACACAGAAGAGTCCCCATTCCTGGATCCTGCGCTGCGGAAGAGGGCAGTGAAAGTGAAGCATGTGAAGCGCCGGGAGAAGAAGTCTGAGAAGAAG AAGGAGGAGAGATACAAGCGGCATcggcagaagcagaagcacaAGGACAAGTGGAAACACCCGGAGCGCGCTGATGCCAAGGACCCTGCATCGCTACCGCAGTGCCTGGGGCCTGGCTGTGTGCGCCCTGCCCAGCCCGGCTCCAAGTATTGTTCAGACGACTGTGGCATGAAGCTGGCAGCCAA CCGCATCTACGAGATCCTCCCCCAGCGCATCCAGCAGTGGCAGCAGAGCCCCTGCATTGCTGAGGAGCATGGCAAGAAGCTGCTCGAACGCATTCGCCGTGAGCAACAGAGCGCCCGAACCCGCCTTCAGGAAATGGAGCGCCGATTCCATGAGCTTGAGGCCATCATTCTGCGTGCCAAGCAGCAGGCAGTGCGTGAGGACGAGGAG AGCAATGAGGGTGACAGTGATGACACGGACCTGCAGATCTTCTGCGTCTCCTGTGGACACCCCATCAACCCACGTGTTGCCTTGCGTCACATGGAGCGCTGCTACGCCAAG TATGAGAGCCAGACGTCCTTTGGGTCCATGTACCCCACGCGCATTGAGGG GGCTACACGACTCTTCTGTGATGTCTACAATCCTCAGAGCAAGACATACTGTAAGCGGCTCCAGGTCCTGTGCCCCGAGCACTCACGGGACCCCAAA GTGCCAGCCGATGAGGTATGCGGGTGCCCCCTTGTACGTGACGTCTTTGAGCTCACAGGTGACTTCTGCCGCCTGCCCAAGCGCCAGTGCAACCGCCATTACTGCTGGGAGAAGTTGCGGCGTGCTGAAGTGGACCTGGAGCGGGTGCGCGTG TGGTACAAGCTGGACGAGTTGTTTGAACAGGAGCGCAATGTACGCACAGCCATGACGAACCGGGCAGGACTACTGGCCCTCATGCTGCACCAAACGATCCAGCATGACCCACTCACTACAGACCTGCGCTCCAGTGCCGACCGCTGA
- the CXXC1 gene encoding CXXC-type zinc finger protein 1 isoform X2, with the protein MIGCDNCNEWFHGDCIRITEKMAKAIREWYCRECREKDPKLEIRYRHKKSRDRDSNERDGSEPRDEGGGRKRPAPDPDLQRRAGSGTGVGAMLARGSASPHKSSPQPLVATPSQHHQQQQQQQQQQQQQQIKRSARMCGECEACRRTEDCGHCDFCRDMKKFGGPNKIRQKCRLRQCQLRARESYKYFPSSLSPVTPSESLPRPRRPLPTQQQPQSSQKLGRIREDEGAVASAAVKEPPEATATPEPLSDEDLPLDPDLYQDFCAGAFDDHGLPWMSDTEESPFLDPALRKRAVKVKHVKRREKKSEKKKEERYKRHRQKQKHKDKWKHPERADAKDPASLPQCLGPGCVRPAQPGSKYCSDDCGMKLAANRIYEILPQRIQQWQQSPCIAEEHGKKLLERIRREQQSARTRLQEMERRFHELEAIILRAKQQAVREDEESNEGDSDDTDLQIFCVSCGHPINPRVALRHMERCYAKYESQTSFGSMYPTRIEGATRLFCDVYNPQSKTYCKRLQVLCPEHSRDPKVPADEVCGCPLVRDVFELTGDFCRLPKRQCNRHYCWEKLRRAEVDLERVRVWYKLDELFEQERNVRTAMTNRAGLLALMLHQTIQHDPLTTDLRSSADR; encoded by the exons ATGAT CGGGTGTGACAACTGCAATGAGTGGTTCCATGGGGACTGCATCCGGATCACTGAGAAGATGGCCAAGGCCATCCGGGAGTGGTACTGTCGGGAGTGCCGAG AGAAAGACCCCAAGCTGGAGATCCGCTATCGGCACAAGAAGTCACGGGATCGGGACAGCAATGAGCGAGACGGCAGTGAGCCCCGGGATGAGGGTGGAGGGCGCAAGAGGCCTGCCCCGGATCCGGATCTGCAGCGCCGGGCGGGGTCAGGGACAGGGGTTGGGGCCATGCTTGCTCGGGGCTCTGCTTCGCCCCACAAATCCTCTCCACAGCCCTTGGTGGCCACACCCAGCCAG catcaccagcagcagcagcagcagcagcagcagcagcagcagcagcaaatcaAACGGTCAGCCCGCATGTGTGGCGAGTGCGAGGCCTGCCGGCGCACTGAGGACTGTGGCCACTGCGACTTCTGCCGGGACATGAAGAAGTTTGGGGGCCCCAACAAGATCCGGCAGAAGTGCCGGCTGCGTCAGTGCCAGCTACGGGCCCGG GAATCGTACAAGTACTTCCCTTCCTCG CTCTCGCCAGTGACGCCCTCAGAGTCCCTGCCAAGGCCTCGTCGGCCACTGCCCACGCAGCAGCAGCCACAATCATCACAGAAGCTAGGGCGCATCCGTGAGGACGAGGGAGCAGTAGCATCAGCAGCAGTCAAGGAGCCACCTGAGGCCACGGCCACGCCTGAGCCACTCTCTGATGAAGACCTACCACTGGACCCTGACCTGTACCAGGACTTCTGTGCGGGGGCCTTTGATGACCACGGCCTG CCCTGGATGAGCGACACAGAAGAGTCCCCATTCCTGGATCCTGCGCTGCGGAAGAGGGCAGTGAAAGTGAAGCATGTGAAGCGCCGGGAGAAGAAGTCTGAGAAGAAG AAGGAGGAGAGATACAAGCGGCATcggcagaagcagaagcacaAGGACAAGTGGAAACACCCGGAGCGCGCTGATGCCAAGGACCCTGCATCGCTACCGCAGTGCCTGGGGCCTGGCTGTGTGCGCCCTGCCCAGCCCGGCTCCAAGTATTGTTCAGACGACTGTGGCATGAAGCTGGCAGCCAA CCGCATCTACGAGATCCTCCCCCAGCGCATCCAGCAGTGGCAGCAGAGCCCCTGCATTGCTGAGGAGCATGGCAAGAAGCTGCTCGAACGCATTCGCCGTGAGCAACAGAGCGCCCGAACCCGCCTTCAGGAAATGGAGCGCCGATTCCATGAGCTTGAGGCCATCATTCTGCGTGCCAAGCAGCAGGCAGTGCGTGAGGACGAGGAG AGCAATGAGGGTGACAGTGATGACACGGACCTGCAGATCTTCTGCGTCTCCTGTGGACACCCCATCAACCCACGTGTTGCCTTGCGTCACATGGAGCGCTGCTACGCCAAG TATGAGAGCCAGACGTCCTTTGGGTCCATGTACCCCACGCGCATTGAGGG GGCTACACGACTCTTCTGTGATGTCTACAATCCTCAGAGCAAGACATACTGTAAGCGGCTCCAGGTCCTGTGCCCCGAGCACTCACGGGACCCCAAA GTGCCAGCCGATGAGGTATGCGGGTGCCCCCTTGTACGTGACGTCTTTGAGCTCACAGGTGACTTCTGCCGCCTGCCCAAGCGCCAGTGCAACCGCCATTACTGCTGGGAGAAGTTGCGGCGTGCTGAAGTGGACCTGGAGCGGGTGCGCGTG TGGTACAAGCTGGACGAGTTGTTTGAACAGGAGCGCAATGTACGCACAGCCATGACGAACCGGGCAGGACTACTGGCCCTCATGCTGCACCAAACGATCCAGCATGACCCACTCACTACAGACCTGCGCTCCAGTGCCGACCGCTGA